The Temnothorax longispinosus isolate EJ_2023e unplaced genomic scaffold, Tlon_JGU_v1 HiC_scaffold_19, whole genome shotgun sequence genome has a segment encoding these proteins:
- the LOC139823846 gene encoding 52 kDa repressor of the inhibitor of the protein kinase-like yields the protein MAHQSSAWCVVRECNKNIVEKRHFFRFPKEHERWLQWIRACERLDLEAMGAEYGHRNYRLCHLHFEEKWYKISKSRAHLQPDAVPTIFFGRNNACITTSVIKKMDEELPEEENLYILQQEETNSDLQSKSFPPITEQMPKCDKDVHIIAKPSTSSNTIRREESPRKKKLQQRIVRLQGRVKTLDERNRRLQKKVTCVT from the exons ATGGCCCATCAATCAAGCGCGTGGTGTGTTGTTCGGGAAtgcaacaaaaatattgtgGAAAAACGACATTTTTTTCGGTTTCCAAAGGAACATGAAAg atgGTTGCAATGGATACGTGCTTGTGAAAGATTAGATTTGGAAGCAATGGGTGCAGAATATGGCCATCGCAATTATCGATTGTGCCACTTACATTTTGAAGAAAAGTGGTACAAGATAAGTAAGAGTAGAGCTCATCTTCAACCAGATGCTGTACcaacaatattttttggaagAAA caATGCATGTATTACAACATcagtaattaaaaagatgGATGAAGAGCTACCTGAAGaagaaaatctttatattttacaacaagAGGAAACAAATAG TGACTTACAGTCGAAATCATTCCCGCCTATAACAGAGCAGATGCCAAAATGTGATAAAGATGTCCATATTATTGCTAAGCC GAGCACGTCCAGCAACACaataagaagagaagaaagtccgcggaagaaaaaattgcaacaacgCATTGTACGATTACAAGGGAGAGTAAAAACACTGGACGAAAGAAACAGACGGCTTCAGAAGAAAGTGACTTGTGtgacataa